The Pelodiscus sinensis isolate JC-2024 chromosome 13, ASM4963464v1, whole genome shotgun sequence genome includes a region encoding these proteins:
- the LOC112546198 gene encoding palmitoyltransferase ZDHHC9 isoform X1: MSVMVVRKKVMRKWEKLPGRNTFCCDGRIMMARQKGIFYLTLFLILGTCALFFAFECRYLAVQLSPAIPVFAVVLFLFAMAMLLRTSFSDPGVIPRALPDEAAFIEMEIEATNGAVPQGQRPPPRIKNFQINNQIVKLKYCYTCKIFRPPRASHCSICDNCVERFDHHCPWVGNCVGKRNYRYFYLFILSLSLLTIYIFAFNIVYVALKSLKIGFLNTLKETPGTVLEVLICFFTLWSVVGLTGFHTFLVALNQTTNEDIKGAWTGKNRVQNPYSHGNVVKNCCEVLCGPLPPSVLDRRGVLPQEESSTRGPGVPEKSPWGPGAAQAPGGTGQGSSPTQQSAVPMLPLNPAETPEETPPAASAPPAPPRDDGPAQH; encoded by the exons ATGTCGGTGATGGTGGTGAGGAAGAAGGTGATGCGGAAATGGGAGAAGCTGCCGGGCAGGAACACCTTCTGTTGCGACGGTCGCATCATGATGGCCCGGCAGAAGGGCATCTTCTACCTGACGCTCTTCTTAATTCTCGGCACCTGCGCCCTCTTCTTTGCTTTTGA GTGTCGCTACCTGGCGGTTCAGCTGTCGCCAGCCATCCCCGTCTTCGCCGTGGTTCTGTTCCTGTTCGCCATGGCCATGCTCCTGCGGACGAGTTTCAGCGATCCCGGCGTGATCCCCAGAGCCCTGCCTGACGAGGCCGCCTTCATTGAGATGGAGATCG AGGCAACCAATGGAGCGGTGCCTCAGGGCCAGCGCCCGCCCCCGCGGATCAAGAACTTCCAGATCAACAACCAGATCGTGAAGCTGAAGTACTGTTACACCTGCAAGATCTTCCGGCCGCCCCGCGCCTCGCACTGCAGCATCTGTGACAACTGCGTGG AGCGCTTCGACCATCACTGCCCCTGGGTGGGGAACTGTGTGGGGAAGCGGAACTACCGGTACTTCTACCTCTTCATCCTCTCGCTCTCGCTCCTCACCATCTACATCTTCGCCTTCAACATCGTCTACGTGGCGCTGA AGTCCCTGAAGATCGGCTTCCTGAACACGCTGAAGGAGACCCCGGGGAC GGTCCTGGAGGTGCTTATCTGCTTCTTCACCCTGTGGTCGGTGGTGGGGCTGACTGGGTTCCACACCTTCCTGGTGGCGCTGAACCAGACCACCAACGAAGAC ATTAAGGGGGCGTGGACCGGGAAGAACCGGGTGCAGAACCCCTACAGCCACGGGAACGTTGTGAAGAACTGCTGCGAGGTGCTgtgcgggccgctgccccccag TGTGCTGGACAGACGGGGTGTCTTGCCGCAGGAGGAGAGCAGCACTCGGGGGCCCGGCGTGCCGGAGAAGAGCCCCTGGGGGCCAGGCGCTGCGCAGGCGCCGGGcggcacagggcagggcagcagccccaCGCAGCAGAGTGCG gtcccCATGCTGCCGCTGAACCCCGCTGAGACGCCCGAGGAGACTCCGCCTGCGGCCTcggcgcccccagccccgccccgggacGATGGGCCGGCCCAGCACTAG
- the LOC112546198 gene encoding palmitoyltransferase ZDHHC9 isoform X2 gives MAMLLRTSFSDPGVIPRALPDEAAFIEMEIEATNGAVPQGQRPPPRIKNFQINNQIVKLKYCYTCKIFRPPRASHCSICDNCVERFDHHCPWVGNCVGKRNYRYFYLFILSLSLLTIYIFAFNIVYVALKSLKIGFLNTLKETPGTVLEVLICFFTLWSVVGLTGFHTFLVALNQTTNEDIKGAWTGKNRVQNPYSHGNVVKNCCEVLCGPLPPSVLDRRGVLPQEESSTRGPGVPEKSPWGPGAAQAPGGTGQGSSPTQQSAVPMLPLNPAETPEETPPAASAPPAPPRDDGPAQH, from the exons ATGGCCATGCTCCTGCGGACGAGTTTCAGCGATCCCGGCGTGATCCCCAGAGCCCTGCCTGACGAGGCCGCCTTCATTGAGATGGAGATCG AGGCAACCAATGGAGCGGTGCCTCAGGGCCAGCGCCCGCCCCCGCGGATCAAGAACTTCCAGATCAACAACCAGATCGTGAAGCTGAAGTACTGTTACACCTGCAAGATCTTCCGGCCGCCCCGCGCCTCGCACTGCAGCATCTGTGACAACTGCGTGG AGCGCTTCGACCATCACTGCCCCTGGGTGGGGAACTGTGTGGGGAAGCGGAACTACCGGTACTTCTACCTCTTCATCCTCTCGCTCTCGCTCCTCACCATCTACATCTTCGCCTTCAACATCGTCTACGTGGCGCTGA AGTCCCTGAAGATCGGCTTCCTGAACACGCTGAAGGAGACCCCGGGGAC GGTCCTGGAGGTGCTTATCTGCTTCTTCACCCTGTGGTCGGTGGTGGGGCTGACTGGGTTCCACACCTTCCTGGTGGCGCTGAACCAGACCACCAACGAAGAC ATTAAGGGGGCGTGGACCGGGAAGAACCGGGTGCAGAACCCCTACAGCCACGGGAACGTTGTGAAGAACTGCTGCGAGGTGCTgtgcgggccgctgccccccag TGTGCTGGACAGACGGGGTGTCTTGCCGCAGGAGGAGAGCAGCACTCGGGGGCCCGGCGTGCCGGAGAAGAGCCCCTGGGGGCCAGGCGCTGCGCAGGCGCCGGGcggcacagggcagggcagcagccccaCGCAGCAGAGTGCG gtcccCATGCTGCCGCTGAACCCCGCTGAGACGCCCGAGGAGACTCCGCCTGCGGCCTcggcgcccccagccccgccccgggacGATGGGCCGGCCCAGCACTAG